The Euphorbia lathyris chromosome 2, ddEupLath1.1, whole genome shotgun sequence genome includes a window with the following:
- the LOC136220382 gene encoding polygalacturonase-like — translation MAKLQMFESALVIFLIFTSYLANAAQYNVVNYGAKPDGKTDSTTAFLTAWKNACSSNKPATVYAPSGRFFLKNVEFNGPCNNNNILVRIDGTLVAPSDYNVLAKAGNWLSFGHVDGVTVSGGILDAKGPALWACKASGKSCPSGATSVLFSNSKNIVVNGLTSVNSQMYHIVFNGCNDVKVKGVTISASGKSPNTDGIHVQLSSGVTILNSRIKTGDDCISIGPGTTDLWIQQIACGPGHGISIGSLGKDASEPGVQNVTVKSVTFTGTQNGVRIKSWGRPSSGFVKNIVFQNAVMNNVQNPIIIDQNYCPDHQNCPGQHSGVKIMNVTYQNIRGTSATQVAVKFDCSEKKPCTEIKMKDVKLTYKNEAADASCENADGTASGVVQPTSCL, via the exons ATGGCGAAATTACAGATGTTTGAGTCTGCACTTGTGATTTTTCTGATATTTACTTCATATTTAGCCAATGCAGCTCAATACAATGTTGTAAATTATGGGGCTAAACCAGATGGCAAGACTGACTCTACGACAGCGTTTCTTACTGCATGGAAAAATGCATGTAGCTCGAATAAGCCAGCCACAGTTTACGCACCATCTGGGAGATTTTTCCTGAAAAACGTTGAATTTAATGGTCCATGCAACAATAACAATATCTTAGTACGTATAGATGGTACACTTGTGGCTCCATCTGATTATAATGTTCTTGCTAAAGCTGGAAACTGGTTGTCGTTTGGCCACGTCGACGGTGTTACTGTTTCCGGTGGTATTCTTGACGCCAAAGGTCCTGCTTTGTGGGCTTGTAAGGCCTCCGGCAAAAGCTGCCCCAGTGGCGCCACG TCAGTATTATTTTCGAATTCAAAGAATATAGTAGTGAATGGATTGACTTCAGTGAATAGCCAAATGTACCACATTGTATTCAATGGATGCAACGATGTAAAAGTCAAAGGGGTAACAATTTCTGCCTCCGGTAAGAGCCCCAACACCGACGGCATCCATGTGCAATTATCCAGTGGTGTTACTATATTGAACAGCAGGATTAAAACTGGCGATGACTGCATCTCAATTGGACCTGGTACCACTGACTTGTGGATTCAACAAATTGCATGTGGCCCTGGCCATGGCATTAG TATTGGGAGTTTAGGCAAGGATGCTTCAGAACCAGGAGTACAAAACGTGACAGTTAAATCCGTTACATTCACAGGAACACAGAATGGAGTAAGAATTAAGTCATGGGGAAGACCAAGCAGTGGCTTCGTAAAGAACATAGTTTTTCAAAATGCTGTGATGAACAACGTCCAAAATCCCATTATCATCGACCAAAATTACTGTCCCGACCATCAAAATTGTCCTGGCCAA CATTCAGGTGTTAAAATAATGAACGTGACTTACCAAAACATTCGTGGAACATCAGCAACACAAGTGGCAGTGAAATTTGACTGCAGTGAAAAGAAGCCATGTACTGAGATTAAAATGAAAGATGTGAAGCTGACATACAAGAATGAAGCAGCTGATGCTTCGTGTGAGAATGCTGATGGAACGGCATCTGGAGTGGTTCAGCCTACAAGTTGTCTATAG
- the LOC136220383 gene encoding polygalacturonase-like codes for MAKTTSSLHLLIILVSSILSFAASDDVLSTFWPQSDGTPSFNVKRYGAKSDGRTDSTRAFVSAWSMACGSNRPVTIYVPPGRFLLKKVVFQGPCNNNAIFFRIDGTLVAPSDYKVLGYGGDWIVFWRVSGVTISCGTLEGQGADLWACKASGNNCPSGAASLHFTNSDNIAIYGLTSLNSQMFHIIIYGCQNVKVQGVTVSAPEDSPNTDGINVQMSNNITISNSRIGTGDDCISIGPGTSNLYIKNIRCGPGHGISIGSLGKEYKELGVQNVVVKRVHFTGTQNGVRIKTWGRPSTGFVKNVLYQNVVMNNVQNPIVVDQNYCPSNNNCPGQQSGIQVSDIRYNNIRGTSATQVAVKFDCSKKYPCRRIQLENVGLTYNSRPANAICHNADGSFLGFVEPSSCL; via the exons ATGGCTAAAACGACTtcttctcttcatcttctcatCATTCTCGTTTCCTCAATTTTATCCTTtgcagcttcagatgatgttttGAGTACTTTTTGGCCCCAATCCGATGGCACACCTTCATTTAATGTTAAGAGATATGGGGCCAAATCCGATGGCAGGACCGACTCAACTCGTGCCTTTGTTTCGGCATGGAGCATGGCTTGTGGATCAAATAGACCAGTCACAATTTATGTGCCACCTGGGAGGTTTCTTCTGAAAAAAGTGGTTTTTCAGGGTCCATGCAACAACAATGCAATCTTTTTCCGAATAGATGGTACACTTGTGGCTCCATCGGATTATAAAGTCCTTGGGTACGGTGGAGATTGGATTGTCTTTTGGCGTGTCAGCGGTGTTACCATCTCCTGCGGGACTCTTGAAGGCCAAGGTGCTGATTTATGGGCTTGCAAGGCCTCTGGAAACAATTGCCCTTCTGGTGCCGCG TCACTTCATTTTACCAATTCTGATAACATAGCAATATATGGATTGACATCACTAAATAGCCAAATGTTCCACATTATAATCTACGGTTGCCAGAATGTGAAAGTCCAGGGGGTTACCGTTTCTGCCCCGGAAGATAGCCCTAATACCGACGGTATTAACGTACAAATGTCAAACAacatcacaatctcaaactcgAGGATTGGAACCGGAGACGATTGTATCTCAATCGGTCCGGGTACTTCTAACTTATATATCAAAAACATAAGATGCGGCCCTGGCCACGGTATCAG CATAGGGAGTTTGGGCAAGGAATATAAAGAGCTAGGAGTACAAAATGTGGTAGTTAAAAGAGTTCATTTCACAGGAACTCAAAATGGGGTGAGAATCAAGACATGGGGAAGACCAAGCACTGGGTTCGTGAAAAACGTACTATACCAAAATGTTGTGATGAACAATGTCCAAAATCCCATTGTTGTAGACCAAAATTACTGTCCTTCTAACAACAATTGTCCTGGACAG CAATCCGGCATTCAAGTAAGTGATATTAGGTACAACAATATACGTGGGACATCAGCAACACAAGTAGCGGTGAAATTTGACTGCAGTAAGAAGTATCCGTGCAGAAGGATTCAACTTGAAAATGTGGGACTGACATACAATAGTCGTCCGGCTAATGCAATTTGTCATAACGCAGATGGATCATTTTTAGGATTTGTTGAGCCCTCTAGTTGTCTTTAG